In Raphanus sativus cultivar WK10039 chromosome 5, ASM80110v3, whole genome shotgun sequence, the following proteins share a genomic window:
- the LOC108856282 gene encoding acyl carrier protein SF2, chloroplastic: MSTTFSSSVSSMQATSLATFQKPAALVSRTNLSFNLRRSIPTRFSISCAAKPETVEKVSKIVKKQLSLKDDQKVVAETKFADLGADSLDTVEIVMGLEEEFGIEMAEEKAQKIATVEQAAELIEELVEANK; encoded by the exons ATGTCGACCACTTTCAGCTCTTCTGTCTCCTCCATGCAAGCTACTTCTCTG GCAACATTCCAGAAGCCAGCTGCTTTGGTGTCAAGGACTAATCTCTCCTTCAACCTGCGCCGTTCGATCCCCACTCGCTTCTCAATCTCTTGCGCG gcCAAACCAGAGACAGTAGAGAAAGTGTCTAAGATCGTGAAGAAGCAACTCTCACTCAAAGACGATCAAAAGGTCGTTGCAGAAACCAAATTTGCTGATCTCGGAGCTGATTCTCTCGACACT gtTGAGATAGTGATGGGTTTGGAGGAAGAGTTTGGCATCGAAATGGCTGAAGAGAAAGCACAGAAGATTGCAACTGTGGAGCAAGCTGCTGAGCTCATTGAAGAGCTCGTGGAAGCCAATAAGTAA
- the LOC108856281 gene encoding uncharacterized protein LOC108856281, producing the protein MVDMEAIDKWVAEFFIRRKTNPRVSPTNLLSALKLGDSPDDCSNLNLKKASVLRQISDSLIRGDVDEETLDLLETLEKLLLQGEGSMLTESHKSAYCWTAVECAARFMWPLSVSEGLYEDALERIWTKRIRVLKGSRSGLVSGELLRWEDDLRKAVEDAEVYRRIRESNVRYTAVCFLNRLLQEQWAVLGSSSLESVAQRLLLLAGDKRGGGGVRSREDPNAVDVDVDVDVDVDGDNRDVHGVENDEQHGAEEVGRTQEDEPSLGKGDKVAARDLKDYLLEIQRQIEPSTSTRQIPEPNTPQASRVNRTGTSSQASEKSWSRVRPRLPTPVPLNVSPLNKKKKASPLPRRKKNFWRLEEVEALREGVKKHGTSWKYIKSLNPVVFAERTEVDLKDKWRNMNR; encoded by the exons ATGGTAGACATGGAGGCCATCGACAAATGGGTAGCCGAGTTTTTCATCCGCCGTAAAACCAACCCTAGGGTTTCTCCAACCAACCTTCTCTCGGCGCTGAAACTAGGAGACTCCCCCGACGACTGCTCAAACCTAAATCTCAAGAAGGCCTCTGTTCTGCGGCAAATCTCCGATTCGTTGATCCGCGGCGACGTCGACGAGGAAACGCTCGACCTACTCGAGACTCTCGagaagcttcttcttcaaggAGAAGGTTCGATGCTCACGGAGTCTCACAAGTCTGCTTACTGCTGGACGGCTGTTGAGTGCGCGGCTAGGTTCATGTGGCCGTTGTCTGTTTCGGAGGGTTTATACGAGGACGCTCTCGAGAGGATATGGACGAagaggattagggttttgaaggGGAGCAGGAGCGGTTTGGTGAGCGGGGAGTTGTTGAGATGGGAGGATGATCTGAGGAAAGCTGTGGAGGATGCTGAGGTGTATAGGAGGATCCGTGAGAGTAACGTTAGGTACACTGCCGTCTGTTTTTTGAATCGGCTTCTCCAAGAGCAGTGGGCAGTGCTTGGGAGTTCGTCTCTTGAATCTGTTGCTCAAAGGCTGCTGCTTCTTGCGGGTGATAAgcgcggtggtggtggtgttcgCAGCAGAGAGGATCCAAATGCTGTTGATGTTGATGTTGATGTTGATGTTGATGTTGATGGGGACAATAGAGATGTTCACGGAGTGGAGAATGATGAGCAACATGGAGCAGAGGAGGTGGGGAGGACACAAGAAGATGAACCAAGTCTTGGTAAAGGGGACAAAGTGGCTGCTCGAGACCTCAAGGATTATTTGTTAGAGATTCAACGACAAATCGAGCCTTCCACCTCCACTAGGCAAATACCAGAACCTAACACTCCTCAGGCTTCAAGGGTTAATAGGACTGGAACAAGCAGTCAAGCGAGTGAGAAGAGTTGGAGTAGAGTTAGACCTCGTCTACCTACCCCCGTACCTCTGAATGTATCCCcgttgaataagaagaagaaggcaagTCCTTTACCCAGAAGGAAAAAGAATTTTTGGAGGCTTGAAGAAGTGGAAGCTCTTAGGGAAGGAGTTAAAAA GCATGGTACATCATGGAAATATATAAAGAGTTTAAACCCTGTAGTATTCGCAGAGAGGACGGAG GTGGATTTGAAGGATAAATGGAGGAACATGAATCGGTAG
- the LOC108862690 gene encoding sodium/hydrogen exchanger 2, producing MTMLASLFSSLSSKMLSVSTSDHASVVSLNLFVALLCACIVIGHLLEEHRWINESITALLIGLGTGVVILLISRGKNSHLLVFSEDLFFIYLLPPIIFNAGFQVKKKQFFRNFVTIMAFGAIGTIISCTVISFGAMQFFKKLDIATFDLGDILAIGAIFAATDSVCTLQVLNQDETPLLYSLVFGEGVVNDATSVVLFNAIQSFDLTHLNHEAAFHFLGNFLYLFLLSTVLGVATGLISAYVIKKLYFGRHSTDREVALMMLMAYLSYMLAELFALSGILTVFFCGIVMSHYTWHNVTESSRVTTKHAFATLSFLAETFIFLYVGMDALDIEKWRFVSDSPGTSVAVSSILMGLVMLGRAAFVFPLSFISNLSKKNQSEKIDIKQQVVIWWAGLMRGAVSMALAYNKFTRSGHTELRGNAIMITSTITVCLFSTMVFGMLTKPLIRHLMPHQSTTTSMLSDDNTPKSMHMPLLDGEQQDSFVEFSGSHHDVPRPDSLRGFLMRPARTVHHYWRQFDDAFMRPVFGGRGFVPFVPGSPIERSTHDLSKP from the exons atgacaatGCTGGCTTCTCTTTTCAGCTCTTTATCCTCTAAAATGCTGTCGGTGTCCACCTCTGATCACGCCTCTGTGGTTTCATTGAATCTCTTTGTTGCACTTCTCTGTGCTTGTATTGTCATTGGCCATCTTTTGGAGGAGCATCGATGGATCAACGAGTCCATCACTGCTTTATTGATT GGGCTTGGCACTGGAGTGGTCATTTTGTTGATTAGTAGAGGGAAGAACTCACATCTCTTGGTCTTTAGTGAAgatcttttctttatatatcttCTCCCACCCATTATATTCAACGCAGG GTTCCAGGTTAAAAAGAAGCAGTTTTTCCGCAATTTTGTAACTATTATGGCTTTTGGCGCCATTGGGACTATAATCTCTTGCACTGTAATATCTTTCG GTGCAATGCAGTTCTTTAAGAAATTAGACATTGCGACCTTTGACTTGGGCGATATTCTTG CAATCGGCGCCATATTTGCTGCAACCGACTCTGTTTGCACACTGCAG GTTCTCAATCAAGATGAGACTCCTTTGCTTTACAGTCTTGTATTTGGAGAGGGCGTTGTGAATGATGCCACGTCAGTTGTGCTCTTCAATGCAATTCAGAGCTTTGACCTCACACACCTTAACCATGAAGCAGCTTTTCATTTTTTGGGAAACTTCTTGTATCTGTTTCTCTTGAGCACCGTGCTTGGTGTAGCA ACTGGTCTTATAAGTGCTTATGTCatcaagaagctttattttggaag GCACTCGACTGATCGAGAAGTTGCCCTAATGATGCTTATGGCATATCTTTCATACATGCTTGCTGAG CTATTCGCCTTGAGTGGTATTCTCACTGTATTCTTCTGTGGTATTGTGATGTCACATTACACCTGGCACAACGTAACCGAGAGCTCGAGAGTAACCACCAA GCATGCCTTTGCCACCTTGTCGTTTCTAGCCGAGACTTTTATTTTCCTGTACGTCGGAATGGATGCATTGGACATCGAGAAGTGGAGATTCGTGAGTGACAG CCCGGGGACATCTGTTGCAGTGAGCTCAATTCTGATGGGTCTAGTGATGCTTGGAAGAGCAGCATTCGTGTTTCCTCTTTCCTTCATATCAAACTTATCCAAGAAGAATCAGAGCGAGAAGATCGATATCAAGCAGCAA GTTGTGATTTGGTGGGCTGGTCTGATGAGAGGTGCTGTATCCATGGCTCTTGCCTACAATAAG TTTACAAGATCAGGACACACTGAGCTGCGCGGGAACGCAATTATGATTACCAGTACTATAACCGTTTGTCTTTTTAGCACCATG gTGTTTGGTATGCTGACCAAACCGCTCATTAGACACCTGATGCCACATCAAAGCACGACCACCAGTATGTTATCGGACGACAACACTCCGAAGTCTATGCACATGCCGCTCCTCGATGGCGAGCAGCAGGATTCATTCGTGGAGTTCTCTGGGAGCCACCATGACGTTCCACGACCAGACAGCCTTCGGGGTTTCCTGATGCGTCCAGCACGCACTGTCCACCATTACTGGAGACAGTTTGATGATGCATTCATGCGTCCTGTGTTTGGTGGTCGCGGTTTTGTTCCCTTTGTCCCTGGTTCTCCGATTGAGAGAAGCACCCATGATCTCAGTAAACCTTGA
- the LOC108857778 gene encoding protein HASTY 1 isoform X1: protein MDVSSSTASNVAGAILAVLDYSSTPVTRKSAVEFLESIKSGDVRVLANTSLLLVKKEWSSEIRLHAFKMLQHLVRLRWDELTPLECSDLVKVSIELLSEVANACESWPLKSQSASLVAEIVRRYGPDHWQEIFTLLASLSAQGPIQAELTLMTLRWLPEDITVHNEDLEGSRRRLLLRGLAQSLPEILPLLYNLLERHFGAAMNEAGRQHTESAKQHADVVIACLNAIIAYAAWAPVPDLARFGILSGCSFLLSSPDFRLRACEVFKLVCLRKRPNDASTAEFDSAVSNLFQTLTNVSRDFLTRFSASSSVIGENDYDFAECLCESMASLGSTSLQCISSDNGVMAAYLQQMLGFFQHFKFGLHFEALLCWLSLMRYLLPKPSEVSSAGCVDSSSQVDCEKKKTLSLINDDISGALLDVSFQRMLKKEKVPSGMALSLGPLELWSDEYENEGKGNFAQYRSKLLELIKHIASHRPLVSSTKLSERVITLINNLLASPAPLQDVAVMESQSLALDCVVATVFDGSNELAGGSSEAHYALCGNFQGLLQQLLSLKWNEPELIKVHVHYLEAVSPFLKYFPDAVGNVINKLFELLTSLPHVVKDPATSTSRAVRLQICTCFIRIAKAAEKGVLPHMKAIADTMSYMAKEGTLLRGEHNILGEAFLVMASSAGAQQQQEVLSWLLEPLSQQWIQSEWQNNYLSDPTGLVRLCSNTSFMWSIYHTVTFFEKALKRSGYRKSNLNTTSVAIPASHPMDNHLSWMLPPLIKLLRVVHALWSPSVRQTLPPEVRAAMTMTDGERNSLLGEPKTKSSKGASVSADGPLDGTQEGKAEVIRNWLKGIRESGYNVLGLSTTIERTFFTRLDANYVVMALMENFQWMDFRHLRLFIHSFLTPAVKSCPKDMWEPWLRMLLHPLFIHCQQALSSSWTGLLREGRAKVPDSFGVHSGSDMKLEVMEENLLRDLTREIATLFLTMASPSLNTGVPSLEYSSHVGRVNMSTLTDLHAFKSNSIVGFLLTHKSVALPALQICLEVFTWTEAEATNKVCSFCGVVLLLAILTNNVELREFVAKDLFSAVIRGLGVESNAIKSPDLVNLCSEIFINLCDRDPAPRQVLLSLPCLTPSDLHAFEESAAKHPSPNKQKQLMGSLLMLGTGNNLKALAAQKSLISPVSLKDRGYQARQKLEKMKVTQ from the exons ATGGACGTTAGCAGCTCCACGGCGAGTAATGTAGCTGGAGCGATTCTCGCCGTCCTCGATTACAGCTCCACCCCTGTCACTCGCAAATCGGCGGTCGAGTTCCTGGAATCT ATAAAATCGGGAGATGTCAGGGTTTTGGCAAATACTTCTTTGCTTCTTGTGAAGAAAGAGTGGTCTTCAGAAATTCGTTTGCATGCTTTTAAGATGCTACAG CACTTGGTTAGGCTACGGTGGGACGAATTAACTCCTCTGGAGTGCAGTGATCTTGTTAAGGTTTCTATTGAACTATTGTCAGAGGTTGCTAATGCGTGTGAGAGTTGGCCTCTCAAGAGTCAGTCAGCTTCCCTTGTAGCTGAG ATAGTTAGACGATATGGTCCTGATCATTGGCAAGAGATATTTACTTTACTAGCTTCCTTGTCTGCACAGGGTCCCATACAA GCTGAATTGACCTTGATGACGTTGAGATGGCTCCCTGAAGATATTACAGTTCACAATGAGGACTTGGAAG GTAGTAGGCGTCGGCTATTGTTGCGCGGACTTGCTCAATCTTTGCCTGAGATTTTGCCTTTATTGTATAAT CTTCTTGAGAGACACTTTGGTGCTGCTATGAATGAAGCTGGTAGGCAGCACACTGAATCGGCAAAACAGCATGCGGATGTGGTTATAGCTTGTTTGAATGCCATCATCGCATATGCTGCGTGGGCTCCTGTTCCAGATCTTGCCAGATTTGGAATTCTTAGTGG GTGCAGCTTCTTACTTTCATCTCCTGACTTCCGTCTGCGTGCTTGTGAGGTTTTCAAACTCGTCTGCTTAAG AAAAAGACCCAATGATGCTTCTACTGCAGAGTTTGATTCTGCAGTTAGCAATTTGTTTCAGACCTTGACGAATGTCTCCAGAGATTTCTTAACTAGATTCTCCGCAAGTTCTAGCGTTATTGGTGAAAATGATTATGATTTTGCTGAATGCCTGTGTGAGAGTATGGCCTCTTTAGGCTCAACGAGCTTGCAATGTATCTCTTCTGATAATGGCGTTATGGCCGCTTATCTTCAGCAG ATGCTTGGTTTTTTCCAACACTTCAAGTTCGGCCTTCACTTCGAGGCACTTCTTTGTTGGCTG TCATTGATGCGGTATTTACTTCCGAAGCCTAGTGAGGTATCATCAGCTGGCTGTGTGGATAGTTCAAGCCAGGTTGACTGTGAGAAGAAAAAGACTTTAAGTCTTATTAACGATGACATCTCTGGCGCTCTACTGGATGTATCCTTCCAGCGGATgcttaagaaagaaaaagttcCTTCTGGAATGGCTCTTTCCCTTGGGCCTCTAGAACTCTGGAGTGATGAATATGAAAATGAAGGAAAGGGAAACTTTGCTCAGTACCGATCCAAGCTC TTAGAATTGATCAAGCATATTGCTTCTCATAGGCCTCTCGTTTCTAGTACCAAATTATCCGAAAGGGTTATTACACTCATTAATAATCTATTGGCTTCTCCAGCACCTCTTCAG gATGTAGCAGTGATGGAAAGCCAGTCATTAGCACTTGACTGTGTTGTGGCAACGGTTTTTGATGGATCGAATGAGTTAGCTGGCGGAAGTTCTGAAGCTCATTATGCATTATGTGGAAATTTTCAGG GTTTGCTTCAGCAGCTTCTCTCTCTGAAGTGGAATGAACCAGAACTTATAAAAGTGCATGTGCACTATCTGGAAGCAGTGAGTCCCTTTCTCAAGTACTTTCCAGACGCAGTTGGAAATGTCatcaataaattatttgaacttctCACATCTCTTCCACACGTTGTGAAg GATCCAGCTACTAGTACATCTAGAGCTGTAAGATTGCAGATTTGTACTTGTTTCATAAGAATTGCCAAAGCTGCAGAAAAAGGCGTTCTCCCTCACATGAAG GCTATTGCTGATACAATGAGTTACATGGCAAAAGAAGGAACTTTACTGCGTGGGGAGCATAACATCCTGGGTGAAGCATTTCTTGTTATGGCTTCCTCGGCAGG AGCTCAACAGCAGCAAGAAGTTCTTTCTTGGTTATTGGAACCATTGAGTCAACAGTGGATCCAATCAGAGTGGCAGAACAATTATTTATCAGACCCGACGGGTCTTGTTCGTTTATGCTCCAACACATCTTTCATGTGGTCTATATACCACACGGTTACCTTCTTTGAGAAGGCACTGAAGAGAAGTGGATACAGAAAAAGCAATTTGAACACGACCTCTGTGGCAATTCCAGCTTCACATCCTATGGACAATCATCTTTCTTGGATGCTGCCACCTCTCATAAAA CTACTCCGTGTTGTTCACGCCCTTTGGTCTCCCTCTGTACGTCAAACATTACCCCCAGAAGTGAGGGCAGCGATGACAATGACTGATGGTGAGCGGAACAGCCTACTTGGAGAACCAAAGACTAAATCATCAAAAGGTGCGTCTGTTTCTGCTGATGGACCGTTGGATGGAACTCAAGAGGGAAAAGCCGAGGTAATACGAAACTGGTTGAAAGGTATCCGAGAAAGTGG ATACAACGTGTTGGGTCTATCAACAACCATCGAAAGAACATTCTTTACACGCTTAGACGCCAACTATGTCGTGATGGCGCTCATGGAGAACTTCCAGTGGATGGACTTCAGGCACCTACGGCTGTTTATTCATTCCTTTTTAACTCCTGCGGTGAAGTCTTGTCCGAAGGATATGTGGGAGCCATGGCTTAGAATGCTCTTGCACCCTTTGTTTATTCACTGTCAGCAAGCTCTCAGTTCCTCTTGGACCGGTCTTCTGCGTGAGGGCAGAGCAAAGGTTCCAGACTCGTTCGGCGTACACAGCGGGTCAGACATGAAACTCGAAGTCATGGAGGAGAATTTGTTAAGAGATTTGACTCGGGAGATTGCGACCCTCTTTTTGACAATGGCTTCTCCTAGTTTAAACACAGGAGTTCCTAGTCTGGAATATTCAAGCCATGTTGGTCGTGTGAACATGTCTACTCTGACAGATTTGCATGCTTTCAAATCCAACTCTATAGTGGG TTTCCTCCTGACACACAAAAGTGTGGCTCTACCAGCACTGCAAATCTGTTTAGAAGTCTTTACCTGGACAGAGGCAGAAGCAACCAACAAAGTCTGTAGCTTCTGTGGTGTTGTTCTTCTTCTAGCTATACTAACAAATAACGTGGAGCTCCGAGAGTTTGTTGCCAAAGATTTATTCTCTGCAGTCATCCGGGGCTTAGGCGTGGAGTCCAATGCCATTAAAAGCCCTGATTTAGTCAACCTGTGCAGTGAAATATTCATCAATCTCTGTGATAGAGACCCAGCTCCTCGTCAG GTTTTGCTTTCGCTCCCTTGTCTCACTCCCAGCGACCTGCATGCTTTCGAAGAATCTGCGGCGAAGCATCCTAGTCCTAATAAACAAAAGCAGCTTATGGGGAGCTTGTTGATGTTAGGTACTGGTAACAACTTAAAAGCACTTGCTGCTCAAAAGAGTCTGATATCACCAGTGTCACTG AAAGATCGCGGGTACCAAGCACGTCAGAAACTAGAGAAAATGAAGGTGACCCAGTAG
- the LOC108857778 gene encoding protein HASTY 1 isoform X2: protein MDVSSSTASNVAGAILAVLDYSSTPVTRKSAVEFLESIKSGDVRVLANTSLLLVKKEWSSEIRLHAFKMLQHLVRLRWDELTPLECSDLVKVSIELLSEVANACESWPLKSQSASLVAEIVRRYGPDHWQEIFTLLASLSAQGPIQAELTLMTLRWLPEDITVHNEDLEGSRRRLLLRGLAQSLPEILPLLYNLLERHFGAAMNEAGRQHTESAKQHADVVIACLNAIIAYAAWAPVPDLARFGILSGCSFLLSSPDFRLRACEVFKLVCLRKRPNDASTAEFDSAVSNLFQTLTNVSRDFLTRFSASSSVIGENDYDFAECLCESMASLGSTSLQCISSDNGVMAAYLQQMLGFFQHFKFGLHFEALLCWLSLMRYLLPKPSEVSSAGCVDSSSQVDCEKKKTLSLINDDISGALLDVSFQRMLKKEKVPSGMALSLGPLELWSDEYENEGKGNFAQYRSKLLELIKHIASHRPLVSSTKLSERVITLINNLLASPAPLQDVAVMESQSLALDCVVATVFDGSNELAGGSSEAHYALCGNFQGLLQQLLSLKWNEPELIKVHVHYLEAVSPFLKYFPDAVGNVINKLFELLTSLPHVVKDPATSTSRAVRLQICTCFIRIAKAAEKGVLPHMKAIADTMSYMAKEGTLLRGEHNILGEAFLVMASSAGAQQQQEVLSWLLEPLSQQWIQSEWQNNYLSDPTGLVRLCSNTSFMWSIYHTVTFFEKALKRSGYRKSNLNTTSVAIPASHPMDNHLSWMLPPLIKLLRVVHALWSPSVRQTLPPEVRAAMTMTDGERNSLLGEPKTKSSKGASVSADGPLDGTQEGKAEVIRNWLKGIRESGYNVLGLSTTIERTFFTRLDANYVVMALMENFQWMDFRHLRLFIHSFLTPAVKSCPKDMWEPWLRMLLHPLFIHCQQALSSSWTGLLREGRAKVPDSFGVHSGSDMKLEVMEENLLRDLTREIATLFLTMASPSLNTGVPSLEYSSHVGRVNMSTLTDLHAFKSNSIVGFLLTHKSVALPALQICLEVFTWTEAEATNKVCSFCGVVLLLAILTNNVELREFVAKDLFSAVIRGLGVESNAIKSPDLVNLCSEIFINLCDRDPAPRQVLLSLPCLTPSDLHAFEESAAKHPSPNKQKQLMGSLLMLGTGNNLKALAAQKSLISPVSLIAGTKHVRN, encoded by the exons ATGGACGTTAGCAGCTCCACGGCGAGTAATGTAGCTGGAGCGATTCTCGCCGTCCTCGATTACAGCTCCACCCCTGTCACTCGCAAATCGGCGGTCGAGTTCCTGGAATCT ATAAAATCGGGAGATGTCAGGGTTTTGGCAAATACTTCTTTGCTTCTTGTGAAGAAAGAGTGGTCTTCAGAAATTCGTTTGCATGCTTTTAAGATGCTACAG CACTTGGTTAGGCTACGGTGGGACGAATTAACTCCTCTGGAGTGCAGTGATCTTGTTAAGGTTTCTATTGAACTATTGTCAGAGGTTGCTAATGCGTGTGAGAGTTGGCCTCTCAAGAGTCAGTCAGCTTCCCTTGTAGCTGAG ATAGTTAGACGATATGGTCCTGATCATTGGCAAGAGATATTTACTTTACTAGCTTCCTTGTCTGCACAGGGTCCCATACAA GCTGAATTGACCTTGATGACGTTGAGATGGCTCCCTGAAGATATTACAGTTCACAATGAGGACTTGGAAG GTAGTAGGCGTCGGCTATTGTTGCGCGGACTTGCTCAATCTTTGCCTGAGATTTTGCCTTTATTGTATAAT CTTCTTGAGAGACACTTTGGTGCTGCTATGAATGAAGCTGGTAGGCAGCACACTGAATCGGCAAAACAGCATGCGGATGTGGTTATAGCTTGTTTGAATGCCATCATCGCATATGCTGCGTGGGCTCCTGTTCCAGATCTTGCCAGATTTGGAATTCTTAGTGG GTGCAGCTTCTTACTTTCATCTCCTGACTTCCGTCTGCGTGCTTGTGAGGTTTTCAAACTCGTCTGCTTAAG AAAAAGACCCAATGATGCTTCTACTGCAGAGTTTGATTCTGCAGTTAGCAATTTGTTTCAGACCTTGACGAATGTCTCCAGAGATTTCTTAACTAGATTCTCCGCAAGTTCTAGCGTTATTGGTGAAAATGATTATGATTTTGCTGAATGCCTGTGTGAGAGTATGGCCTCTTTAGGCTCAACGAGCTTGCAATGTATCTCTTCTGATAATGGCGTTATGGCCGCTTATCTTCAGCAG ATGCTTGGTTTTTTCCAACACTTCAAGTTCGGCCTTCACTTCGAGGCACTTCTTTGTTGGCTG TCATTGATGCGGTATTTACTTCCGAAGCCTAGTGAGGTATCATCAGCTGGCTGTGTGGATAGTTCAAGCCAGGTTGACTGTGAGAAGAAAAAGACTTTAAGTCTTATTAACGATGACATCTCTGGCGCTCTACTGGATGTATCCTTCCAGCGGATgcttaagaaagaaaaagttcCTTCTGGAATGGCTCTTTCCCTTGGGCCTCTAGAACTCTGGAGTGATGAATATGAAAATGAAGGAAAGGGAAACTTTGCTCAGTACCGATCCAAGCTC TTAGAATTGATCAAGCATATTGCTTCTCATAGGCCTCTCGTTTCTAGTACCAAATTATCCGAAAGGGTTATTACACTCATTAATAATCTATTGGCTTCTCCAGCACCTCTTCAG gATGTAGCAGTGATGGAAAGCCAGTCATTAGCACTTGACTGTGTTGTGGCAACGGTTTTTGATGGATCGAATGAGTTAGCTGGCGGAAGTTCTGAAGCTCATTATGCATTATGTGGAAATTTTCAGG GTTTGCTTCAGCAGCTTCTCTCTCTGAAGTGGAATGAACCAGAACTTATAAAAGTGCATGTGCACTATCTGGAAGCAGTGAGTCCCTTTCTCAAGTACTTTCCAGACGCAGTTGGAAATGTCatcaataaattatttgaacttctCACATCTCTTCCACACGTTGTGAAg GATCCAGCTACTAGTACATCTAGAGCTGTAAGATTGCAGATTTGTACTTGTTTCATAAGAATTGCCAAAGCTGCAGAAAAAGGCGTTCTCCCTCACATGAAG GCTATTGCTGATACAATGAGTTACATGGCAAAAGAAGGAACTTTACTGCGTGGGGAGCATAACATCCTGGGTGAAGCATTTCTTGTTATGGCTTCCTCGGCAGG AGCTCAACAGCAGCAAGAAGTTCTTTCTTGGTTATTGGAACCATTGAGTCAACAGTGGATCCAATCAGAGTGGCAGAACAATTATTTATCAGACCCGACGGGTCTTGTTCGTTTATGCTCCAACACATCTTTCATGTGGTCTATATACCACACGGTTACCTTCTTTGAGAAGGCACTGAAGAGAAGTGGATACAGAAAAAGCAATTTGAACACGACCTCTGTGGCAATTCCAGCTTCACATCCTATGGACAATCATCTTTCTTGGATGCTGCCACCTCTCATAAAA CTACTCCGTGTTGTTCACGCCCTTTGGTCTCCCTCTGTACGTCAAACATTACCCCCAGAAGTGAGGGCAGCGATGACAATGACTGATGGTGAGCGGAACAGCCTACTTGGAGAACCAAAGACTAAATCATCAAAAGGTGCGTCTGTTTCTGCTGATGGACCGTTGGATGGAACTCAAGAGGGAAAAGCCGAGGTAATACGAAACTGGTTGAAAGGTATCCGAGAAAGTGG ATACAACGTGTTGGGTCTATCAACAACCATCGAAAGAACATTCTTTACACGCTTAGACGCCAACTATGTCGTGATGGCGCTCATGGAGAACTTCCAGTGGATGGACTTCAGGCACCTACGGCTGTTTATTCATTCCTTTTTAACTCCTGCGGTGAAGTCTTGTCCGAAGGATATGTGGGAGCCATGGCTTAGAATGCTCTTGCACCCTTTGTTTATTCACTGTCAGCAAGCTCTCAGTTCCTCTTGGACCGGTCTTCTGCGTGAGGGCAGAGCAAAGGTTCCAGACTCGTTCGGCGTACACAGCGGGTCAGACATGAAACTCGAAGTCATGGAGGAGAATTTGTTAAGAGATTTGACTCGGGAGATTGCGACCCTCTTTTTGACAATGGCTTCTCCTAGTTTAAACACAGGAGTTCCTAGTCTGGAATATTCAAGCCATGTTGGTCGTGTGAACATGTCTACTCTGACAGATTTGCATGCTTTCAAATCCAACTCTATAGTGGG TTTCCTCCTGACACACAAAAGTGTGGCTCTACCAGCACTGCAAATCTGTTTAGAAGTCTTTACCTGGACAGAGGCAGAAGCAACCAACAAAGTCTGTAGCTTCTGTGGTGTTGTTCTTCTTCTAGCTATACTAACAAATAACGTGGAGCTCCGAGAGTTTGTTGCCAAAGATTTATTCTCTGCAGTCATCCGGGGCTTAGGCGTGGAGTCCAATGCCATTAAAAGCCCTGATTTAGTCAACCTGTGCAGTGAAATATTCATCAATCTCTGTGATAGAGACCCAGCTCCTCGTCAG GTTTTGCTTTCGCTCCCTTGTCTCACTCCCAGCGACCTGCATGCTTTCGAAGAATCTGCGGCGAAGCATCCTAGTCCTAATAAACAAAAGCAGCTTATGGGGAGCTTGTTGATGTTAGGTACTGGTAACAACTTAAAAGCACTTGCTGCTCAAAAGAGTCTGATATCACCAGTGTCACTG ATCGCGGGTACCAAGCACGTCAGAAACTAG